In the Ranitomeya imitator isolate aRanImi1 chromosome 2, aRanImi1.pri, whole genome shotgun sequence genome, TAAGTAAATACCATTCAGTCAAGTGTTCATTTACTGATCCGTTTATTGAGTATATTATGCATATTAACCATTACTGTTCCACAAGCTGCTTGTTTGAAACAAGGTTTTTATCACTCTTGTGATTTTTACTTTTTGACTCCCTGTTGTTGTTTTTGGCAGGGGTCAGCTGGGCAAGGGTTGCAGGGATCTgtaaaaaagacaaaaataaattaATTGTACAAAGATAGATTTTTATGTTCAATCTACATGATAGAAAACCGATGCTGCATGACTTTGCATTGTCAATGGAATTTGCTGGCAATGATCACTGAATGGATGAATTATAAAGAAGCCTTCCTTTTTACACCTAAACCTGTGAGAaagtgcatgtaatgtagtgtaagTGTATTAATATGGTTACCTATATCCACTTTCTCCGGGATCCAGCGCCATTCTGCTCCTCTTGTCAGTGACCTCACTGACAAGAGGCTATCCTGATCACTCTATGCGCTATGTTTGTGCCGGAAGTCtcctttacaatgtaagcctatggagcgtcGTTCTgagtccatagacttacattgtaaaagccacttccagGTCACAAACGTGTGACATGGAGAGTCCAAAGAGCGGTGATCTCACTCAGAAGAGGAGTGGAGCGGTGCTGGACACAGGAGAAGTGATTATAtttacacactgacactacattacATACACAGAGGAAATAAAGCAGTTCACGTGAGGGATTGTATAAGCTACTGTTTAGAAGCTTATCTAACATTGATGACATATGCTAGTGATTTGCCATAAGCAGGCATTATTTTCCAATAATTTTTTCCCATAGGATGGGCCACCATTAAACCATTTATTAGGTTACACCAGTTGAGGTTATATTAAGTTTCAGCAACAATTTTGTCCACAATATTAATATATTTTATAAAATACAAATCTTGATCTCTATAAGAATCCAAAGATGTATATGTATGAAATATGGTCCATTAACGAAAAGAGGATCTAGAATTTTAATGAATTCTTTAATGTATATAAGAAAGTTGCCTCTCGAGGACTTTGAACAAATGCTAATACGTACTGTATATTGCAGAACAATTACAAGTAACGAACAAACGTTTAGTTTCGCAAATGCTAAATTCTTTTTGACTTACCAACACTCTTGTCCTGGCAGACCAGAACTGGTTTGCATGCTAGAAATGAAAATTATATAATTATTAGAAGAAATTTATTAGAAAATGGAACATTTGCATAAGAAATCATATGAAGttaaatattttattagaaaaTAATGCAAATGTATTTAGCATACAAAATGAAATTAGTGTTTTACTGAATATCTATTTTTACTACCCTTTAGGAAAGTGTTCCCCAACCTGTGACTTGGTAACTGTCACAAAACAGACCACGTTAGGAGTTGTAAATTTTTTACAGCTGGTGAGCAATAGATTGAAGACCACCATGTTAAGCTACTTGACCGTCCTTCACTAGTGTAGGTAAATTTACAAGATAAGGACAGAGGAAGGGTGCGGTTTACGCCATGTAATCTGTGGCTAAAAATGAGCGCTGTTCTACTACATGGGCGCTAATCTGTGGTTATTTAATACCCTGCTTAGACAGACCAATCACACTTCCAATGCACAATGCACAATCAATAAAGGCTAAAGGGTACCCCCATTGTATCAACACACCAGGCAGTGTAGGTGCAAATCGCATATACTGGATGAAGGTGTATGCATATTCTATATATACTGGCTAATCCAGAGGGCCAAAAGGGAGCGTATTGCATAAGTAATATAAAGGCACCATCAATCGCCTACTACCGGCCATAgatgacaaacacacacactcacagtGTTATTACCTGATGTGCGCCAATGGTGGGGGACCCAAAGCCCAAAGGGGTTGATACAATGGGGGGTACCCTTTAGCCCTTGTGTACCAATGGTATTGCTATACAGTCATTTCATTAGCCCCATTTTTGCCTTATGTATCTCTTCTTTGTATGTTGTGATATTTGTATAcatatttaataaagtatatatattttttatgggatCTATGgactgtggtttttctgtggagtaTGAGGATCTTTGATATACAGTTGTCCCTAGATTTTGGGTCCTTACATACACACATGGTAAACTAGTACTATTACCTAATATTAATCTATCGTGATGTTTAGTGCTCCATGTGTGTACTATTTATGCCACAATTTTATTATCTATTAAATGCACAATCAATGCAGTCTATATTCTGTGTTCATAGATTGtccttgttctcggcagcacattctgAGGCACTGCTCAAGGCAATGATTTTTTTAAGTCAACCAAGAACATTTCACCTATCTGACAAACATTTTTGCTCTTGTGCTAGATAATTGTGCTATGAAATTGCTTTTTAAGAAGTTAAGCATATTTTTATGTAGTGGTAGTGGTATACTCACGGTCCTGCTTTTGGCATGGGTCCTGTTTTTGGCACGGGTCCTGCTTTTGGCAAGGGTCCTGCTTTTGGCAAGGGTCCTGCTTTTGGCATGGGTCCTGCTTCTGGCAAGGGTCCTGCTTCTGGCAAGGGTCCTGCTTCTGGCAAGGGTCCTGTTTCTGGCATGGATCCTGTTTCTGGCATGGGTCTTGCTTTTGGCATGGGTCCTTGTACTGCTGAGAGTGGCTGTGTTGACCATGACCTCCTTTAGCTGACATGGCTGGTAGTAAATTTCACAGGTGGCTTTAAGAATCTAGTAGAGTATTAGGTTGTGTTGAAACCACTGATCCCGATGCTTTTATACACAATTTATTTCCTGCCCATTAAAGGGTTAGCTAAAATAGCTTGAAAAACCAGTTTGGATTCCTCCTAACCTAACATTATAGTTTTATAAGGATACCATTTAGGAAGAAAACTGTTTTATGTTTCATAAAGAAAGGGCGTTTCCTCTTAAGTATTTCACTCAGCACCTGCTAACACCCAAATCATGCACTTTTCAAATATTACTCATTTATTAAGTATTAATTTCCTCACTCTAAAGCTGAAACTATGAGCACATTATCCTTCAGCAATTTTGTTCTTTGATTTTTTTAAGATGCCCTTAAAGAGTAATACTTTCTATAATGATATAATTAATTGCAAGAGTTTGCATACTACTAGACAGTCCATGAAGCTGCTATGCAGCGCTGTGGACCGAGGTGCTCACTTCATGTTGGTTTGTCCCCAATTTTAATGTGTGGTGAAGTGTGTTTGAATCAAGCAGTTTGTAATAGGTTTTCTAAAAAATCAGCTCATTAAAAAATACCCCAAGAACATTGTTCAAAATGCATGCTGTatgaccaccattttttttttattccaggaaGTGTTTTAAAGTATAGATGATTGCTCGTCTAATTTTTTTGCCTTTTGGTAGGTTGTGATGGTATAAAATGCAATTTATGACATTGTTAAAGTGGTTCTTCACTTTTcgggccattttttttaaatttaaatgcaTGTAATTAGGGCTACAATAATTTTTGCAATTAAACATTTTGCATTGTTTGCCTTCCATAGTCTCTGAGTTGCACTGTCTATTACTGGATGCAAACTGAGAATCTGTTAATCATCCCACTATGATGGTCTGCCTGTAAGTTTGTAACTTTTATCCCTCTTTTTTCTGAACTGTTCTGAgtggatttatgaccacagacctaaTCAAAGTTGAATGCGCAGTGAAGCAAATAGTCTGTGAAAGccaaatggtgccatttttttaaataattttattaaGTTGAAGGTCCAATGCAAAAAGTACAAAGAGACATCAGCTGGTCCCTTGTTAGGGAACAAACCAGCATACATATTAATGACCTTATTTCATATTATATGGGAAAACATCAGATTATCTCTAGCACACTTAACATAAGAAAAAAATGTACATTGATGACGCCCAATAACAAAACTTATTCTAgccaaaaatgcatgcatttaaagGGTTTTTTTCCCCACAAACGAAGTTAATTTTAAAGGTGATTTTAATCAATatattttggaataataataacttccacaattggatgtgtttaaaaaaatgtttctgtGCTGAGAAAATCTTATAAATCTGCCcctgctgtgtctgaccatgcaggaacagtgTCTGATCaaaccacagctcctggacaggggagttaaggtaccgtcacactaagcgacgctgcagcgataccgacaacgatccggatcgctgcagcgtcgctgtttggtcgctggagagctgtcacacagacagctctccagcgaccaacgatcccgaggtccccgggtaaccagggtaaacatcaggttactaagcgcagggccgcgcttagtaacccaatgtttaccctggttaccatcattaaagtaaaaaaaacaaccactacatacttacctaccgctgtctgtccccggcgctgtgcttctctgctctggctgtgagcgccgggcagccggaaagcagagcggtaaccagggtaaacatcgggttactaagcgcggccctgtgcttagtaacccgatgtttaccatggttaccagcgaagacatcgctgaatcggcgtcacacacgccgattcagcgatgtcagcgggagatccagcgatgaaacaaagttctggactttcttccccgaccagcgatatcacagcaggggcctgatcgctgctgcctgtcacactggacgatattgctagcgaggatgctgcaacgtcacggatcgctagcgatatcgtctagtgtgacggtacctttagcaaaaaaatatacagacaggacagcacaggatcaaagctgattatttttgtgaggtaaagcatttccctgtctgatttaaaaaaaaaaattagctcaaaGAAATAATTAATTGTGATAACTTGCTGCCATGTCTATATACTTTTTGTGTCctaccctgcccaggagctgtggtatgatcagaccatgttcctgcagacacagccattacacagtacacagtaggggcccatttataagattatctcagaacaggaacattgtttttaaacacatccaattgtggaaattattattattcaaagatctatgatTAAAGTAAACTTTGTtcatggaacaacccctttaagttaaaaatataaaaaaatgtcctCAAAGGTGGACAACCCTCTTAATATTTGTTTGTTTGTTCGTGAAAGCTCCTGGGATCTTTCACAGAGAGCAAATTCCAGAAATATCTGGTGGTAACTTACCTAGGAAAGAACAAAAGTATAGGCAGTGCAAAATTAGACGTGCCTCCAACAATCATCTGCATATGTCCTCTACAATGGCTTGGACTAGCCCCAGGGAAACAGCTGGGTTCCTCAGAGGAAAATCAAAGATGGAAAATTTTCCAGAAGGAAAGAAATTAAAGGAAAGTACACTTAATTGTTAACTGTTAGAAGAAATGGTTTAGGCAAGGGTTAATGGCGTTAAAGTAATTAAATGTTACACGTTGTCAAAGTATTATATTTAAAGGACTCCTGAGAAAGAAAAGTGACGTTTTTTGGAATCTGACTGGCGCATCATATGTGGTTttagtccttaaccccttcatgaccttgggattttttgtttttccgtgttcgtttttcgctcccctccttcccagagccataacttttttattttccgtcaatttggccatgtgagggcttattttttgcaggacgagttgtacttttgaacgacatcattggttttagcatgtcgtgtactagaaaacgggaaaaaaaatccaagtgcggtgaaattgcaaaaaaagtgcagtcccacacttgttttttgtttggcttttttgctaggttcactaaatgttaaaactgacctgccattatgattctccaggtcagtacgagttcatagacacctaacatcactaggttactttttatctaagtggtgaaaaaaaattccaaactttgctaaaaaaaaaaaaaatgcgccattttccgatactcgtagcgtctccatttttcatgatctggggtcggttgatggcttatttttggcgtgccgatatgacgtttttaatgatagcattttggtgcagatacgttcttttgatcgcccgttattgcatttaaatgcaatgtcgcggcgaccaaaaaaacgtaattctggcatttcgaattttgttcccgctacgctgtttagtgatcaggttaatgcttttttttatttgatagattgggcgattctgagcgcgacgataccaaatatgtgtagatttgatattttttttatggatttattttgattggggcgaaaggggggtgatttaaacttttatattttttttatttttttaacatttttttcaactttttttttatacttttgccatgcttcaatagcctccatgggaggctagaagcaggcacaactcgatcgcctctgctacatagcagcgatctggtgatcgttgctatgtagcaaaaatgcaggtgtgctgtgagcgccgaccacagggtggcgctcacagccaccggcgatcagtaaccatagatgtctcaaggacctctatggttacaatggagacgcatcaccgaccccggatcatgtgacgggggtcgtcgatgacgtcatttccggccgcccggccggaagcgttagttaaatgccgctgtctgcgtttgacagcggcatttaactagttaataggtgcgggcagatcgcgattctgcctgctcctattacgggcacatgtcagctgttcaaaacagctgacatgtcccagctttggtgcgggctcaccgcggagccctgcatcaaagcggggcttctgacctcggacgcactatcccgtccgaggtcagaaaggggttaaaactgttaAAGTCTACTCTATCCCGTTATATGTCAGCTTAGCATTGAATACATTGCTCTATCTAGAGGTGCCTGTCATACAAGTCATTATTTTATAACAGATTTATAAATTAATGAAGACTATCGTTTATTCAATACATTAAACTGACATCACTACTTAGAGATTTAAGAACAATCAAGGGCTCCACATCATCTCCACAATTACTACTGAACATATACTGTATTGTCTTTTTCTGTTGGAGTAAATGAAGAGAAACCAGTCATGTATACCATATTATCGACAAGGACCAACATAGTTTATTGTATAAAAGTTTGATATTTTAATAGGGGTTGAAAGAGTATTTGTGAATGCAGAACGAATGCCGTGATGTGTAATGTACAAGTTTGTCCTTGGATACATCTGGAGGAAACAGGTTTCACTATTGCAAAACTATTTTTCTCATTGTTGTAAAACAGTGCAATATCCTGCCCATGGTTTGTTAATAAGCTACACAAATTGTATACTTGTCGATATAAAAAACATTGGGTGTTTCCTCCTATGTAATACTCTTTAGCAATTAAAAATTAGTGCCTCCATTCTGTTGTAACAGTTTAGTCATTAATCTAGtattctattatctatcatcattAAGATGCCAGCAGCAGTATTCATCATCAGACACAGCCTTCATAGAAACTGGGCATTTGTAACCAAGGGGAAAGTTTGTTTAGGCCCCTTAAAAAGGCCCACTATCAGCTGATTAAAGTACCACTCCATGTATatttcagctctggagtggtgctagcaatctaagttccctgacccaACTCTTATACCTACCAGCCACCATCTTTTCTGGCACCGCTCCAGTCCTGtgccgccatcttgtgactgcaactacTGACTGACCGGACTTTTGAGGTAACAGTCACAAGTTCTCAGTGTAAGCCTATGAAAGTCTTGCACTGGCTTTCATAGAATGACATTGAATTATGACTTTCGGATCACCCGACACTGGAATGATCTGCAGGTCGCAAACTGCTGAAGACAACCGGAGCAGCGACGATAACAGAACAAGGTAGCGCCTGGTAAGTATGAAACTTGGGACAAGAAACTTAGATTAGTGACACTACTCCAGCACTGAACTAAAAAACCCccactgaagtggtgctttaaagctAAGTTCCCACAAagattttt is a window encoding:
- the LOC138665569 gene encoding sperm-specific protein Don juan-like, whose translation is MSAKGGHGQHSHSQQYKDPCQKQDPCQKQDPCQKQDPCQKQDPCQKQDPCQKQDPCQKQDPCQKQDPCQKQDPCQKQDPCQKQDPCKPVLVCQDKSVDPCNPCPADPCQKQQQGVKK